The following coding sequences are from one Candidatus Thermokryptus mobilis window:
- a CDS encoding MTH1187 family thiamine-binding protein, whose translation MLLCEFSMTPIGQGESVSKYVARCVDIVDKSGLEYKLTPMGTIIEGEWDDVFNTIKKCFEALKEDCNRVSITIKVDYRKGRVGALESKIKSVEEKLGRSVKKG comes from the coding sequence ATGCTTTTGTGTGAATTCAGCATGACCCCGATAGGTCAAGGTGAAAGCGTGAGCAAATATGTGGCAAGATGCGTTGATATCGTTGACAAAAGCGGACTTGAATACAAATTGACACCGATGGGGACTATAATTGAGGGGGAATGGGACGATGTCTTCAACACGATAAAAAAATGTTTTGAAGCCTTAAAAGAGGACTGCAACAGGGTCTCAATAACAATCAAAGTTGACTACAGAAAGGGAAGAGTCGGAGCTCTTGAAAGCAAAATTAAAAGCGTTGAAGAAAAACTCGGAAGAAGCGTCAAAAAGGGTTAA
- a CDS encoding DUF3098 domain-containing protein: MAKPKEKEKRRATFQKHEIPFSKKNFIVLIIGVITIFIGFYLMAVGEVDSFIAVTLAPILLFIAYVIIIPYAILKKFKNGEN; encoded by the coding sequence ATGGCTAAACCAAAGGAAAAAGAGAAAAGAAGAGCTACTTTTCAAAAACATGAAATCCCATTTTCAAAGAAAAATTTCATTGTCCTTATCATTGGCGTAATCACAATTTTTATCGGCTTTTATTTAATGGCTGTTGGTGAAGTTGATAGTTTCATAGCGGTCACCCTTGCTCCAATACTTCTTTTCATCGCTTATGTTATAATCATACCATATGCCATTTTGAAAAAGTTTAAGAATGGGGAAAATTAA